The following coding sequences lie in one Primulina huaijiensis isolate GDHJ02 chromosome 2, ASM1229523v2, whole genome shotgun sequence genomic window:
- the LOC140970598 gene encoding protein LNK2-like isoform X1 — protein sequence MAMFDWNDVELTNITWGETGESDDHIVPYPNRNEENRVVLFGDLANKETNIETSDVSHIKQKKPPTNTDCQVELANISKYNIRDHSPEFGLDLWPDVSDTSVVDVVKNNLDIMGTNGSKSITNSLEDGFSTDEIPQFDKASENLQNPSEDTEKSDHVHYDWANIESFDDLDRIFNHDNPIFGDINVGYADESWSSCKDGNSCPSKITRKSSDSSNWPLVELRPVSDDKAQHTLDLEESFISVSEKLLGNKSQSQDVQARKATIEHFVGNNKLFMNEETPGIDENSQVLPEQLDDYSAATVNAFPLKLLSCVQGNEQKRFTKDQKLKETNKKQMYDLCAMRSTTQSMFEQVNDQYAVSMFKACPPLVVRKQKQVQRSEPFQRKNFSGPLLAPPLYGNMVYHYPRTSHLSSKFQPVGGNRKLACATPVKKSVDAATNPPAMTPEEKIEKLRRRQQLRVIIAIQKQQQQIGNPVSLENSTIKGGNVEVDEYISGFPSLDQNSAIGHDDNNAVTMPLSICPMEESVLQRLQDTISRLDMRTRLCIRDSLFRLAKSAIQRHCSGDTSSANTRTRDEINKAIDNHEGFTGIPDVETNTNPIDRIVAHLLFHTPMESSGELLETPDTPVSATPFYEKKTYSSKSLANGYVPERFESPQVMFPHASKIPSTNVGKVQSKNVPCLDSVENASRDGATVAGGHVNAEAPKSR from the exons ATGGCTATGTTTGATTGGAACGACGTAGAG TTAACAAATATAACATGGGGTGAGACTGGGGAAAGCGATGATCACATTGTTCCATATCCTAATCGAAATGAGGAAAATCGTGTGGTTTTATTTGGAGATTTGGCAAACAAGGAAACAAATATTGAAACTTCTGATGTTAGCCACATTAAACAAAAAAAGCCTCCTACCAACACTGATTGTCAGGTTGAGTTAGCTAACATTTCTAAATATAACATTCGCGATCATTCTCCGGAATTTGGCCTCGATTTATGGCCCGATGTTTCAGATACATCTGTTGTCGACGTTGTGAAGAACAATCTTGATATTATGGGAACTAATGGATCTAAGAGCATTACTAATAGTTTGGAAGATGGCTTCTCAACAG ATGAGATTCCTCAGTTTGACAAAGCTTCTGAAAATCTTCAAAACCCATCAGAAGACACCGAAAAAAGTGATCATGTTCACTATGACTGGGCAAACATTGAAAGCTTCGATGACCTGGATAGGATATTCAA TCATGATAACCCAATATTTGGAGATATAAATGTTGGTTATGCGGATGAGTCATGGTCGTCTTGCAAGGATGGAAATAGCTGCCCGTCCAAAATTACTCGTAAATCTAGTGATTCTTCTAATTGGCCACTTGTTGAATTAAGGCCCGTATCAGATGATAAAGCTCAACATACACTTGATTTGGAGGAGTCTTTTATTTCTGTGTCTGAGAAACTGCTTGGGAACAAATCTCAATCTCAGGATGTACAGGCAAGAAAAGCTACTATTGAACATTTTGTAGGTAACAATAAGCTATTTATGAACGAGGAG ACTCCTGGGATCGATGAAAACAGCCAAGTGTTGCCCGAGCAACTGGATGACTATAGTGCTGCTACAGTAAATGCATTCCCATTGAAG TTGCTTTCATGTGTTCAGGGTAATGAACAAAAGAGATTTACGAAGGACCAGAAATTGAAAGAAACAAACAAGAAACAGATGTATGATTTATGTGCTATGCGGTCCACAACACAGAGCATGTTTGAGCAAGTCAATGATCAATATGCAGTGTCAATGTTCAAAGCATGTCCACCTTTGGTTGTTAGGAAGCAAAAGCAGGTCCAGAGATCCGAGCCATTCCAACGAAAGAACTTTTCTGGTCCACTTTTGGCACCTCCTTTATATGGGAATATGGTGTATCACTACCCCAGAACATCTCACTTATCGTCAAAGTTTCAGCCTGTTGGAGGCAACCGTAAACTTGCTTGTGCAACTCCTGTGAAAAAGTCAGTGGATGCTGCAACAAATCCTCCAGCAATGACTCCCGAGGAGAAAATTGAAAAGTTAAGGAGGCGGCAACAATTGAGAGTGATTATTGCAATTCAGAAACAGCAGCAGCAAATTGGTAATCCTGTGTCATTAGAGAATTCAACCATCAAAGGAGGAAATGTTGAAGTTGATGAATATATTAGCGGCTTTCCTTCCCTTGACCAGAACTCAGCCATAGGACATGATGATAACAATGCGGTCACCATGCCGTTAAGCATTTGCCCCATGGAGGAATCGGTACTTCAACGACTTCAAGATACCATTTCTAGA TTGGACATGCGAACAAGGCTTTGCATCAGGGACAGCTTGTTTCGACTCGCAAAAAGTGCTATACAGAGACATTGTTCTGGTGATACAAGCAGTGCCAACACCAGGACCAGAGATGAAATTAACAAAGCTATTGACAATCATGAGGG GTTTACTGGAATACCAGATGTAGAGACGAATACCAATCCAATAGATCGGATTGTGGCACATTTGCTTTTCCACACGCCTATGGAGTCCTCAGGAGAACTTTTGGAGACCCCCGATACACCTGTATCTGCTACTCCCTTCTATGAGAAGAAAACatattcatcaaaaagtttAGCAAATGGATATGTTCCCGAGAGGTTTGAAAGCCCACAAGTAATGTTTCCTCATGCATCAAAAATCCCATCTACCAATGTTGGAAAAGTTCAGTCCAAGAATGTACCCTGCTTAGATTCTGTTGAAAATGCATCAAGAGATGGAGCTACTGTAGCCGGTGGGCATGTGAATGCTGAAGCACCCAAATCTCGGTGA
- the LOC140970598 gene encoding protein LNK2-like isoform X2 yields the protein MAMFDWNDVELTNITWGETGESDDHIVPYPNRNEENRVVLFGDLANKETNIETSDVSHIKQKKPPTNTDCQVELANISKYNIRDHSPEFGLDLWPDVSDTSVVDVVKNNLDIMGTNGSKSITNSLEDGFSTDEIPQFDKASENLQNPSEDTEKSDHVHYDWANIESFDDLDRIFNHDNPIFGDINVGYADESWSSCKDGNSCPSKITRKSSDSSNWPLVELRPVSDDKAQHTLDLEESFISVSEKLLGNKSQSQDVQARKATIEHFVGNNKLFMNEETPGIDENSQVLPEQLDDYSAATVNAFPLKGNEQKRFTKDQKLKETNKKQMYDLCAMRSTTQSMFEQVNDQYAVSMFKACPPLVVRKQKQVQRSEPFQRKNFSGPLLAPPLYGNMVYHYPRTSHLSSKFQPVGGNRKLACATPVKKSVDAATNPPAMTPEEKIEKLRRRQQLRVIIAIQKQQQQIGNPVSLENSTIKGGNVEVDEYISGFPSLDQNSAIGHDDNNAVTMPLSICPMEESVLQRLQDTISRLDMRTRLCIRDSLFRLAKSAIQRHCSGDTSSANTRTRDEINKAIDNHEGFTGIPDVETNTNPIDRIVAHLLFHTPMESSGELLETPDTPVSATPFYEKKTYSSKSLANGYVPERFESPQVMFPHASKIPSTNVGKVQSKNVPCLDSVENASRDGATVAGGHVNAEAPKSR from the exons ATGGCTATGTTTGATTGGAACGACGTAGAG TTAACAAATATAACATGGGGTGAGACTGGGGAAAGCGATGATCACATTGTTCCATATCCTAATCGAAATGAGGAAAATCGTGTGGTTTTATTTGGAGATTTGGCAAACAAGGAAACAAATATTGAAACTTCTGATGTTAGCCACATTAAACAAAAAAAGCCTCCTACCAACACTGATTGTCAGGTTGAGTTAGCTAACATTTCTAAATATAACATTCGCGATCATTCTCCGGAATTTGGCCTCGATTTATGGCCCGATGTTTCAGATACATCTGTTGTCGACGTTGTGAAGAACAATCTTGATATTATGGGAACTAATGGATCTAAGAGCATTACTAATAGTTTGGAAGATGGCTTCTCAACAG ATGAGATTCCTCAGTTTGACAAAGCTTCTGAAAATCTTCAAAACCCATCAGAAGACACCGAAAAAAGTGATCATGTTCACTATGACTGGGCAAACATTGAAAGCTTCGATGACCTGGATAGGATATTCAA TCATGATAACCCAATATTTGGAGATATAAATGTTGGTTATGCGGATGAGTCATGGTCGTCTTGCAAGGATGGAAATAGCTGCCCGTCCAAAATTACTCGTAAATCTAGTGATTCTTCTAATTGGCCACTTGTTGAATTAAGGCCCGTATCAGATGATAAAGCTCAACATACACTTGATTTGGAGGAGTCTTTTATTTCTGTGTCTGAGAAACTGCTTGGGAACAAATCTCAATCTCAGGATGTACAGGCAAGAAAAGCTACTATTGAACATTTTGTAGGTAACAATAAGCTATTTATGAACGAGGAG ACTCCTGGGATCGATGAAAACAGCCAAGTGTTGCCCGAGCAACTGGATGACTATAGTGCTGCTACAGTAAATGCATTCCCATTGAAG GGTAATGAACAAAAGAGATTTACGAAGGACCAGAAATTGAAAGAAACAAACAAGAAACAGATGTATGATTTATGTGCTATGCGGTCCACAACACAGAGCATGTTTGAGCAAGTCAATGATCAATATGCAGTGTCAATGTTCAAAGCATGTCCACCTTTGGTTGTTAGGAAGCAAAAGCAGGTCCAGAGATCCGAGCCATTCCAACGAAAGAACTTTTCTGGTCCACTTTTGGCACCTCCTTTATATGGGAATATGGTGTATCACTACCCCAGAACATCTCACTTATCGTCAAAGTTTCAGCCTGTTGGAGGCAACCGTAAACTTGCTTGTGCAACTCCTGTGAAAAAGTCAGTGGATGCTGCAACAAATCCTCCAGCAATGACTCCCGAGGAGAAAATTGAAAAGTTAAGGAGGCGGCAACAATTGAGAGTGATTATTGCAATTCAGAAACAGCAGCAGCAAATTGGTAATCCTGTGTCATTAGAGAATTCAACCATCAAAGGAGGAAATGTTGAAGTTGATGAATATATTAGCGGCTTTCCTTCCCTTGACCAGAACTCAGCCATAGGACATGATGATAACAATGCGGTCACCATGCCGTTAAGCATTTGCCCCATGGAGGAATCGGTACTTCAACGACTTCAAGATACCATTTCTAGA TTGGACATGCGAACAAGGCTTTGCATCAGGGACAGCTTGTTTCGACTCGCAAAAAGTGCTATACAGAGACATTGTTCTGGTGATACAAGCAGTGCCAACACCAGGACCAGAGATGAAATTAACAAAGCTATTGACAATCATGAGGG GTTTACTGGAATACCAGATGTAGAGACGAATACCAATCCAATAGATCGGATTGTGGCACATTTGCTTTTCCACACGCCTATGGAGTCCTCAGGAGAACTTTTGGAGACCCCCGATACACCTGTATCTGCTACTCCCTTCTATGAGAAGAAAACatattcatcaaaaagtttAGCAAATGGATATGTTCCCGAGAGGTTTGAAAGCCCACAAGTAATGTTTCCTCATGCATCAAAAATCCCATCTACCAATGTTGGAAAAGTTCAGTCCAAGAATGTACCCTGCTTAGATTCTGTTGAAAATGCATCAAGAGATGGAGCTACTGTAGCCGGTGGGCATGTGAATGCTGAAGCACCCAAATCTCGGTGA
- the LOC140970598 gene encoding protein LNK2-like isoform X3 has product MAMFDWNDVELTNITWGETGESDDHIVPYPNRNEENRVVLFGDLANKETNIETSDVSHIKQKKPPTNTDCQVELANISKYNIRDHSPEFGLDLWPDVSDTSVVDVVKNNLDIMGTNGSKSITNSLEDGFSTDEIPQFDKASENLQNPSEDTEKSDHVHYDWANIESFDDLDRIFNHDNPIFGDINVGYADESWSSCKDGNSCPSKITRKSSDSSNWPLVELRPVSDDKAQHTLDLEESFISVSEKLLGNKSQSQDVQTPGIDENSQVLPEQLDDYSAATVNAFPLKLLSCVQGNEQKRFTKDQKLKETNKKQMYDLCAMRSTTQSMFEQVNDQYAVSMFKACPPLVVRKQKQVQRSEPFQRKNFSGPLLAPPLYGNMVYHYPRTSHLSSKFQPVGGNRKLACATPVKKSVDAATNPPAMTPEEKIEKLRRRQQLRVIIAIQKQQQQIGNPVSLENSTIKGGNVEVDEYISGFPSLDQNSAIGHDDNNAVTMPLSICPMEESVLQRLQDTISRLDMRTRLCIRDSLFRLAKSAIQRHCSGDTSSANTRTRDEINKAIDNHEGFTGIPDVETNTNPIDRIVAHLLFHTPMESSGELLETPDTPVSATPFYEKKTYSSKSLANGYVPERFESPQVMFPHASKIPSTNVGKVQSKNVPCLDSVENASRDGATVAGGHVNAEAPKSR; this is encoded by the exons ATGGCTATGTTTGATTGGAACGACGTAGAG TTAACAAATATAACATGGGGTGAGACTGGGGAAAGCGATGATCACATTGTTCCATATCCTAATCGAAATGAGGAAAATCGTGTGGTTTTATTTGGAGATTTGGCAAACAAGGAAACAAATATTGAAACTTCTGATGTTAGCCACATTAAACAAAAAAAGCCTCCTACCAACACTGATTGTCAGGTTGAGTTAGCTAACATTTCTAAATATAACATTCGCGATCATTCTCCGGAATTTGGCCTCGATTTATGGCCCGATGTTTCAGATACATCTGTTGTCGACGTTGTGAAGAACAATCTTGATATTATGGGAACTAATGGATCTAAGAGCATTACTAATAGTTTGGAAGATGGCTTCTCAACAG ATGAGATTCCTCAGTTTGACAAAGCTTCTGAAAATCTTCAAAACCCATCAGAAGACACCGAAAAAAGTGATCATGTTCACTATGACTGGGCAAACATTGAAAGCTTCGATGACCTGGATAGGATATTCAA TCATGATAACCCAATATTTGGAGATATAAATGTTGGTTATGCGGATGAGTCATGGTCGTCTTGCAAGGATGGAAATAGCTGCCCGTCCAAAATTACTCGTAAATCTAGTGATTCTTCTAATTGGCCACTTGTTGAATTAAGGCCCGTATCAGATGATAAAGCTCAACATACACTTGATTTGGAGGAGTCTTTTATTTCTGTGTCTGAGAAACTGCTTGGGAACAAATCTCAATCTCAGGATGTACAG ACTCCTGGGATCGATGAAAACAGCCAAGTGTTGCCCGAGCAACTGGATGACTATAGTGCTGCTACAGTAAATGCATTCCCATTGAAG TTGCTTTCATGTGTTCAGGGTAATGAACAAAAGAGATTTACGAAGGACCAGAAATTGAAAGAAACAAACAAGAAACAGATGTATGATTTATGTGCTATGCGGTCCACAACACAGAGCATGTTTGAGCAAGTCAATGATCAATATGCAGTGTCAATGTTCAAAGCATGTCCACCTTTGGTTGTTAGGAAGCAAAAGCAGGTCCAGAGATCCGAGCCATTCCAACGAAAGAACTTTTCTGGTCCACTTTTGGCACCTCCTTTATATGGGAATATGGTGTATCACTACCCCAGAACATCTCACTTATCGTCAAAGTTTCAGCCTGTTGGAGGCAACCGTAAACTTGCTTGTGCAACTCCTGTGAAAAAGTCAGTGGATGCTGCAACAAATCCTCCAGCAATGACTCCCGAGGAGAAAATTGAAAAGTTAAGGAGGCGGCAACAATTGAGAGTGATTATTGCAATTCAGAAACAGCAGCAGCAAATTGGTAATCCTGTGTCATTAGAGAATTCAACCATCAAAGGAGGAAATGTTGAAGTTGATGAATATATTAGCGGCTTTCCTTCCCTTGACCAGAACTCAGCCATAGGACATGATGATAACAATGCGGTCACCATGCCGTTAAGCATTTGCCCCATGGAGGAATCGGTACTTCAACGACTTCAAGATACCATTTCTAGA TTGGACATGCGAACAAGGCTTTGCATCAGGGACAGCTTGTTTCGACTCGCAAAAAGTGCTATACAGAGACATTGTTCTGGTGATACAAGCAGTGCCAACACCAGGACCAGAGATGAAATTAACAAAGCTATTGACAATCATGAGGG GTTTACTGGAATACCAGATGTAGAGACGAATACCAATCCAATAGATCGGATTGTGGCACATTTGCTTTTCCACACGCCTATGGAGTCCTCAGGAGAACTTTTGGAGACCCCCGATACACCTGTATCTGCTACTCCCTTCTATGAGAAGAAAACatattcatcaaaaagtttAGCAAATGGATATGTTCCCGAGAGGTTTGAAAGCCCACAAGTAATGTTTCCTCATGCATCAAAAATCCCATCTACCAATGTTGGAAAAGTTCAGTCCAAGAATGTACCCTGCTTAGATTCTGTTGAAAATGCATCAAGAGATGGAGCTACTGTAGCCGGTGGGCATGTGAATGCTGAAGCACCCAAATCTCGGTGA
- the LOC140970598 gene encoding protein LNK2-like isoform X4 — protein sequence MAMFDWNDVELTNITWGETGESDDHIVPYPNRNEENRVVLFGDLANKETNIETSDVSHIKQKKPPTNTDCQVELANISKYNIRDHSPEFGLDLWPDVSDTSVVDVVKNNLDIMGTNGSKSITNSLEDGFSTDEIPQFDKASENLQNPSEDTEKSDHVHYDWANIESFDDLDRIFNHDNPIFGDINVGYADESWSSCKDGNSCPSKITRKSSDSSNWPLVELRPVSDDKAQHTLDLEESFISVSEKLLGNKSQSQDVQTPGIDENSQVLPEQLDDYSAATVNAFPLKGNEQKRFTKDQKLKETNKKQMYDLCAMRSTTQSMFEQVNDQYAVSMFKACPPLVVRKQKQVQRSEPFQRKNFSGPLLAPPLYGNMVYHYPRTSHLSSKFQPVGGNRKLACATPVKKSVDAATNPPAMTPEEKIEKLRRRQQLRVIIAIQKQQQQIGNPVSLENSTIKGGNVEVDEYISGFPSLDQNSAIGHDDNNAVTMPLSICPMEESVLQRLQDTISRLDMRTRLCIRDSLFRLAKSAIQRHCSGDTSSANTRTRDEINKAIDNHEGFTGIPDVETNTNPIDRIVAHLLFHTPMESSGELLETPDTPVSATPFYEKKTYSSKSLANGYVPERFESPQVMFPHASKIPSTNVGKVQSKNVPCLDSVENASRDGATVAGGHVNAEAPKSR from the exons ATGGCTATGTTTGATTGGAACGACGTAGAG TTAACAAATATAACATGGGGTGAGACTGGGGAAAGCGATGATCACATTGTTCCATATCCTAATCGAAATGAGGAAAATCGTGTGGTTTTATTTGGAGATTTGGCAAACAAGGAAACAAATATTGAAACTTCTGATGTTAGCCACATTAAACAAAAAAAGCCTCCTACCAACACTGATTGTCAGGTTGAGTTAGCTAACATTTCTAAATATAACATTCGCGATCATTCTCCGGAATTTGGCCTCGATTTATGGCCCGATGTTTCAGATACATCTGTTGTCGACGTTGTGAAGAACAATCTTGATATTATGGGAACTAATGGATCTAAGAGCATTACTAATAGTTTGGAAGATGGCTTCTCAACAG ATGAGATTCCTCAGTTTGACAAAGCTTCTGAAAATCTTCAAAACCCATCAGAAGACACCGAAAAAAGTGATCATGTTCACTATGACTGGGCAAACATTGAAAGCTTCGATGACCTGGATAGGATATTCAA TCATGATAACCCAATATTTGGAGATATAAATGTTGGTTATGCGGATGAGTCATGGTCGTCTTGCAAGGATGGAAATAGCTGCCCGTCCAAAATTACTCGTAAATCTAGTGATTCTTCTAATTGGCCACTTGTTGAATTAAGGCCCGTATCAGATGATAAAGCTCAACATACACTTGATTTGGAGGAGTCTTTTATTTCTGTGTCTGAGAAACTGCTTGGGAACAAATCTCAATCTCAGGATGTACAG ACTCCTGGGATCGATGAAAACAGCCAAGTGTTGCCCGAGCAACTGGATGACTATAGTGCTGCTACAGTAAATGCATTCCCATTGAAG GGTAATGAACAAAAGAGATTTACGAAGGACCAGAAATTGAAAGAAACAAACAAGAAACAGATGTATGATTTATGTGCTATGCGGTCCACAACACAGAGCATGTTTGAGCAAGTCAATGATCAATATGCAGTGTCAATGTTCAAAGCATGTCCACCTTTGGTTGTTAGGAAGCAAAAGCAGGTCCAGAGATCCGAGCCATTCCAACGAAAGAACTTTTCTGGTCCACTTTTGGCACCTCCTTTATATGGGAATATGGTGTATCACTACCCCAGAACATCTCACTTATCGTCAAAGTTTCAGCCTGTTGGAGGCAACCGTAAACTTGCTTGTGCAACTCCTGTGAAAAAGTCAGTGGATGCTGCAACAAATCCTCCAGCAATGACTCCCGAGGAGAAAATTGAAAAGTTAAGGAGGCGGCAACAATTGAGAGTGATTATTGCAATTCAGAAACAGCAGCAGCAAATTGGTAATCCTGTGTCATTAGAGAATTCAACCATCAAAGGAGGAAATGTTGAAGTTGATGAATATATTAGCGGCTTTCCTTCCCTTGACCAGAACTCAGCCATAGGACATGATGATAACAATGCGGTCACCATGCCGTTAAGCATTTGCCCCATGGAGGAATCGGTACTTCAACGACTTCAAGATACCATTTCTAGA TTGGACATGCGAACAAGGCTTTGCATCAGGGACAGCTTGTTTCGACTCGCAAAAAGTGCTATACAGAGACATTGTTCTGGTGATACAAGCAGTGCCAACACCAGGACCAGAGATGAAATTAACAAAGCTATTGACAATCATGAGGG GTTTACTGGAATACCAGATGTAGAGACGAATACCAATCCAATAGATCGGATTGTGGCACATTTGCTTTTCCACACGCCTATGGAGTCCTCAGGAGAACTTTTGGAGACCCCCGATACACCTGTATCTGCTACTCCCTTCTATGAGAAGAAAACatattcatcaaaaagtttAGCAAATGGATATGTTCCCGAGAGGTTTGAAAGCCCACAAGTAATGTTTCCTCATGCATCAAAAATCCCATCTACCAATGTTGGAAAAGTTCAGTCCAAGAATGTACCCTGCTTAGATTCTGTTGAAAATGCATCAAGAGATGGAGCTACTGTAGCCGGTGGGCATGTGAATGCTGAAGCACCCAAATCTCGGTGA
- the LOC140970598 gene encoding uncharacterized protein isoform X5, protein MGTNGSKSITNSLEDGFSTDEIPQFDKASENLQNPSEDTEKSDHVHYDWANIESFDDLDRIFNHDNPIFGDINVGYADESWSSCKDGNSCPSKITRKSSDSSNWPLVELRPVSDDKAQHTLDLEESFISVSEKLLGNKSQSQDVQARKATIEHFVGNNKLFMNEETPGIDENSQVLPEQLDDYSAATVNAFPLKLLSCVQGNEQKRFTKDQKLKETNKKQMYDLCAMRSTTQSMFEQVNDQYAVSMFKACPPLVVRKQKQVQRSEPFQRKNFSGPLLAPPLYGNMVYHYPRTSHLSSKFQPVGGNRKLACATPVKKSVDAATNPPAMTPEEKIEKLRRRQQLRVIIAIQKQQQQIGNPVSLENSTIKGGNVEVDEYISGFPSLDQNSAIGHDDNNAVTMPLSICPMEESVLQRLQDTISRLDMRTRLCIRDSLFRLAKSAIQRHCSGDTSSANTRTRDEINKAIDNHEGFTGIPDVETNTNPIDRIVAHLLFHTPMESSGELLETPDTPVSATPFYEKKTYSSKSLANGYVPERFESPQVMFPHASKIPSTNVGKVQSKNVPCLDSVENASRDGATVAGGHVNAEAPKSR, encoded by the exons ATGGGAACTAATGGATCTAAGAGCATTACTAATAGTTTGGAAGATGGCTTCTCAACAG ATGAGATTCCTCAGTTTGACAAAGCTTCTGAAAATCTTCAAAACCCATCAGAAGACACCGAAAAAAGTGATCATGTTCACTATGACTGGGCAAACATTGAAAGCTTCGATGACCTGGATAGGATATTCAA TCATGATAACCCAATATTTGGAGATATAAATGTTGGTTATGCGGATGAGTCATGGTCGTCTTGCAAGGATGGAAATAGCTGCCCGTCCAAAATTACTCGTAAATCTAGTGATTCTTCTAATTGGCCACTTGTTGAATTAAGGCCCGTATCAGATGATAAAGCTCAACATACACTTGATTTGGAGGAGTCTTTTATTTCTGTGTCTGAGAAACTGCTTGGGAACAAATCTCAATCTCAGGATGTACAGGCAAGAAAAGCTACTATTGAACATTTTGTAGGTAACAATAAGCTATTTATGAACGAGGAG ACTCCTGGGATCGATGAAAACAGCCAAGTGTTGCCCGAGCAACTGGATGACTATAGTGCTGCTACAGTAAATGCATTCCCATTGAAG TTGCTTTCATGTGTTCAGGGTAATGAACAAAAGAGATTTACGAAGGACCAGAAATTGAAAGAAACAAACAAGAAACAGATGTATGATTTATGTGCTATGCGGTCCACAACACAGAGCATGTTTGAGCAAGTCAATGATCAATATGCAGTGTCAATGTTCAAAGCATGTCCACCTTTGGTTGTTAGGAAGCAAAAGCAGGTCCAGAGATCCGAGCCATTCCAACGAAAGAACTTTTCTGGTCCACTTTTGGCACCTCCTTTATATGGGAATATGGTGTATCACTACCCCAGAACATCTCACTTATCGTCAAAGTTTCAGCCTGTTGGAGGCAACCGTAAACTTGCTTGTGCAACTCCTGTGAAAAAGTCAGTGGATGCTGCAACAAATCCTCCAGCAATGACTCCCGAGGAGAAAATTGAAAAGTTAAGGAGGCGGCAACAATTGAGAGTGATTATTGCAATTCAGAAACAGCAGCAGCAAATTGGTAATCCTGTGTCATTAGAGAATTCAACCATCAAAGGAGGAAATGTTGAAGTTGATGAATATATTAGCGGCTTTCCTTCCCTTGACCAGAACTCAGCCATAGGACATGATGATAACAATGCGGTCACCATGCCGTTAAGCATTTGCCCCATGGAGGAATCGGTACTTCAACGACTTCAAGATACCATTTCTAGA TTGGACATGCGAACAAGGCTTTGCATCAGGGACAGCTTGTTTCGACTCGCAAAAAGTGCTATACAGAGACATTGTTCTGGTGATACAAGCAGTGCCAACACCAGGACCAGAGATGAAATTAACAAAGCTATTGACAATCATGAGGG GTTTACTGGAATACCAGATGTAGAGACGAATACCAATCCAATAGATCGGATTGTGGCACATTTGCTTTTCCACACGCCTATGGAGTCCTCAGGAGAACTTTTGGAGACCCCCGATACACCTGTATCTGCTACTCCCTTCTATGAGAAGAAAACatattcatcaaaaagtttAGCAAATGGATATGTTCCCGAGAGGTTTGAAAGCCCACAAGTAATGTTTCCTCATGCATCAAAAATCCCATCTACCAATGTTGGAAAAGTTCAGTCCAAGAATGTACCCTGCTTAGATTCTGTTGAAAATGCATCAAGAGATGGAGCTACTGTAGCCGGTGGGCATGTGAATGCTGAAGCACCCAAATCTCGGTGA
- the LOC140970599 gene encoding protein SENSITIVITY TO RED LIGHT REDUCED 1-like produces the protein MAAAVKNLSSEESSPAEEWTVVLPRRGKKNRSFGNSGVPIRQKEEQSWTPIDTEADPARESKLMQKMQIYFQKLEVSDFFSSFLEQMQNPDMLNRFLKVLGSEEKMQMVIYGIGSIESFELPRFQLSLAILMKRKFSWIGEIQVFDPIISLTESKVLNSLGCSVLSVNEQGRRQVQKPTLFFMPHCEADLYENLLEVNWVMDRLIRLVLFGNSFGSYEQHMSLCKNLAVSNSRKHILAVKKFSEEVKIKTFSDDSFRAFHGSSWHFFSPVTEAELEI, from the coding sequence ATGGCTGCTGCTGTGAAAAACCTCTCCTCAGAAGAATCTAGCCCGGCTGAAGAGTGGACCGTCGTTCTGCCACGTCGTGGAAAGAAGAATAGAAGTTTCGGCAATTCTGGGGTCCCGATTCGACAAAAAGAAGAGCAATCATGGACTCCAATAGATACGGAAGCAGATCCTGCGAGGGAATCCAAATTGATGCAGAAAATGCAGATTTATTTTCAGAAACTTGAGGTTTCTGACTTCTTCAGTTCTTTCTTGGAGCAGATGCAGAATCCGGATATGTTGAATAGGTTTCTTAAGGTTCTGGGCTCGGAAGAAAAGATGCAGATGGTAATTTATGGGATTGGTAGCATTGAGTCATTTGAACTCCCTCGATTTCAACTTAGCCTCGCAATTTTGATGAAGAGAAAATTTTCTTGGATTGGAGAAATACAAGTTTTTGATCCAATTATTTCTTTGACAGAATCAAAAGTTTTGAATTCTCTTGGTTGTTCCGTTCTGTCTGTCAATGAACAGGGCCGTCGACAAGTCCAAAAGCCTACCCTATTCTTCATGCCACACTGTGAAGCAGACCTTTACGAGAATCTCTTGGAAGTAAACTGGGTAATGGATCGATTGATTCGTCTTGTACTATTTGGGAATAGTTTTGGTTCCTACGAGCAGCACATGTCACTTTGTAAGAATCTTGCTGTTTCTAACTCACGAAAGCACATCTTGGCTGTCAAGAAATTCTCTGAAGAGGTTAAGATTAAAACTTTTTCTGACGATTCTTTCCGAGCCTTCCATGGTTCGAGTTGGCATTTTTTTAGCCCTGTTACTGAAGCAGAATTGGAAATCTAA